The following coding sequences lie in one Populus nigra chromosome 15, ddPopNigr1.1, whole genome shotgun sequence genomic window:
- the LOC133673855 gene encoding GTP-binding nuclear protein Ran-3-like, whose protein sequence is MALPNQQTVDYPSFKLVIVGDGGTGKTTFVKRHLTGEFEKKYEPTIGVEVHPLDFFTNCGKIRFYCWDTAGQEKFGGLRDGYYIHGNCAIIMFDVTARLTYKNVPTWHRDLCRVCENIPIVLCGNKVDVKNRQVKAKQVTFHRKKNLQYYEISAKSNYNFEKPFLYLARKLAGDPNLHFVETPALAPPEVPIDLVAQAHHEAELAAAASQPLPDDDDDAFE, encoded by the exons ATG gcTTTGCCGAATCAGCAAACTGTTGATTATCCAAGCTTCAAGCTTGTGATTGTTGGCGATGGTGGTACAG GGAAAACAACATTTGTGAAAAGGCATCTGACTGGCGAGTTCGAGAAGAAATATGAGC CAACTATTGGTGTGGAAGTTCATCCTTTGGATTTCTTCACTAACTGTGGTAAAATTAGATTCTATTGCTGGGATACAGCCGGTCAAGAGAAGTTTGGTGGTCTTAGAGATGGATACTA CATCCATGGTAATTGTGCTATAATCATGTTTGATGTTACTGCTCGGTTGACATACAAGAATGTACCTACATGGCATAGGGATCTTTGCAG GGTCTGCGAAAACATTCCTATTGTTCTTTGTGGAAACAAGGTTGATGTAAAGAACAGGCAGGTGAAGGCAAAGCAGGTTACCTTTCACAGGAAGAAGAACCTGCAATACTATGAGATTTCAGCTAAGAGCAACTATAATTTTGAGAAGCCATTCTTGTACCTTGCTAGAAAACTTGCTGg GGATCCTAACTTGCATTTTGTTGAGACTCCAGCCTTGGCTCCCCCAGAAGTGCCTATCGACCTTGTAGCACAAGCACA TCATGAAGCCGaacttgctgctgctgctagcCAACCTCTTCCAGATGACGATGATGACGCGTTTGAGTAA